A genome region from Populus alba chromosome 5, ASM523922v2, whole genome shotgun sequence includes the following:
- the LOC118057051 gene encoding probable metal-nicotianamine transporter YSL7, with protein MERRRSGGDHGENYTNPFDGEDQVSSADDQKEEVMVEEGFKDTEVPPWTKQITLRAMLTSLVLSIVFNFIVCKLNLTTGVIPSLNVAAGLLGFAILKFWTSLLGKAGFLKQPFTRQENTVVQTCVVASSGIAFSSGTASYLLGMTPRIANQSEGGNTPANMKELHLGWMIGFLFAVSFVGLFSIVPLRKLMILKYKLTYPSGTATAYLINSFHTPKGAKLAKKQVSVLFKYFAGSFLWAGFQWFWTAADGCGFASFPTFGPQAFARRFYFDFSATYVGVGMICPYMVNISLLLGAILSWGILWPIIETKKGDWYSADEKPSSLHGIQGYRVFMAIATMLGDGLFHVIFMLSKTTISLIINIKKKDSEVSGFGDDESSKLAKYDEKRRTEFFLKDQIPNWVAGGGYILLAIVSIIAVPHIFPQLKWYQVLVAYVIAPVLAFCNAYGCGLTDWSLASNYGKFAIIIFSAWVGLPDGGIIAGLASCGVMMSIVSTASDLMQDFKTGYLTLSSPRSMFFSQVIGTAMGCVLTPLVFWVFYQAYPVGEEGSAYPAPYGGVYRGIAMLGTEGVSTLPKNCFKLSIIFFIAAMVINLVTELLRKYETKYRIYRFIPSPMCLAIPFYLGGYFAIDMCVGSLILFILELSNKQKASDFGPAVASGLICGESLWGIPAAILALSGVNPPMCIKFLTAAVNDKVEGFLSG; from the exons ATGGAGAGAAGAAGGAGCGGTGGAGATCATGGAGAGAATTACACAAACCCTTTTGATGGAGAAGACCAGGTCTCTTCCGCTGATGATCAGAAAGAGGAGGTTATGGTTGAAGAGGGATTCAAGGACACAGAAGTTCCTCCATGGACAAAGCAAATTACCTTGAGGGCCATGTTAACAAGCCTGGTTTTGAGTATTGTATTCAACTTCATTGTTTGCAAGCTTAATCTCACAACTGGTGTGATCCCTTCACTTAATGTTGCGGCCGGCTTGTTGGGTTTTGCCATCCTTAAATTCTGGACTTCATTGCTTGGAAAAGCTGGATTCTTGAAGCAGCCTTTCACTAGACAAGAAAATACCGTGGTGCAAACATGCGTGGTTGCCTCTTCTGGGATTGCATTCAGCA GCGGGACTGCAAGTTACTTGCTTGGTATGACACCAAGGATAGCTAATCAATCAGAAGGAGGGAATACACCTGCAAACATGAAAGAACTCCATCTTGGTTGGATGATTGGATTTCTGTTTGCTGTGAGCTTTGTTGGCCTGTTCTCTATTGTGCCTCTGAGGAAG CTGATGATCTTGAAGTACAAGCTAACATATCCTAGTGGAACAGCCACGGCATACCTTATCAACAGCTTTCACACTCCTAAAGGAGCCAAGCTAGCAAA GAAGCAAGTTTCTGTCCTGTTCAAATATTTCGCCGGCAGCTTTTTGTGGGCCGGTTTCCAGTGGTTTTGGACTGCTGCAGATGGATGTGGATTCGCTAGCTTCCCCACTTTTGGACCCCAAGCCTTCGCTCGCAG GTTCTACTTTGATTTCTCAGCAACATATGTTGGCGTTGGAATGATCTGTCCTTACATGGTGAACATTTCCTTGCTTCTTGGAGCCATCCTATCATGGGGAATCCTGTGGCCAATTATTGAGACTAAGAAAGGTGACTGGTATAGCGCTGACGAAAAACCGTCAAGTCTCCATGGAATCCAGGGATACAGG gtttttatGGCTATTGCCACAATGTTGGGCGACGGTCTTTTCCATGTCATCTTCATGCTTTCCAAAACCACAATTAGTCTAATAATTAATATCAAGAAGAAAGACTCTGAGGTTTCTGGTTTTGGTGATGATGAGAGCTCGAAGCTTGCGAAGTATGACGAAAAGCGTAGAACCgaattctttttaaaagacCAGATCCCAAATTGGGTAGCTGGTGGTGGCTACATCCTTCTAGCAATCGTCTCTATCATTGCAGTGCCACATATCTTTCCTCAATTGAAATGGTACCAAGTTCTGGTTGCTTATGTGATTGCCCCAGTTTTAGCCTTCTGCAATGCCTACGGATGCGGTCTTACAGATTGGTCTCTTGCCTCCAACTATGGCAAATTTGCCATCATCATCTTTAGTGCCTGGGTTGGCCTCCCGGACGGCGGTATCATTGCTGGTCTTGCTTCTTGTGGTGTGATGATGAGCATTGTCTCAACAGCATCTGATCTTATGCAAGACTTCAAGACAGGATACCTCACCCTCTCGTCTCCTCGCTCTATGTTCTTCAGTCAAGTCATAGGCACCGCCATGGGTTGTGTTTTGACCCCGTTAGTCTTCTGGGTCTTCTATCAGGCGTACCCTGTCGGCGAGGAAGGTAGCGCCTACCCTGCACCTTACGGTGGAGTCTATCGTGGGATAGCCATGCTTGGTACTGAAGGTGTTTCTACCCTCCCCAAGAATTGCTTTAAACTCTCCATCATATTCTTCATCGCCGCCATGGTTATTAACCTTGTGACCGAGTTGTTAAGGAAATACGAAACCAAGTACAGAATCTACAGGTTCATTCCTAGCCCAATGTGCCTGGCAATTCCGTTCTATCTTGGTGGCTACTTTGCCATTGACATGTGTGTTGGGAGTTTGATTCTCTTCATCTTGGAGTTGAGTAACAAGCAAAAAGCCAGTGACTTTGGCCCTGCTGTCGCATCTGGCCTCATCTGTGGCGAGTCATTGTGGGGTATCCCTGCCGCCATTCTTGCTCTTTCCGGTGTGAATCCTCCAATGTGCATCAAGTTCCTAACAGCTGCTGTTAATGACAAGGTTGAGGGCTTCTTGAGTGGTTAA